In Rutidosis leptorrhynchoides isolate AG116_Rl617_1_P2 unplaced genomic scaffold, CSIRO_AGI_Rlap_v1 contig141, whole genome shotgun sequence, the following proteins share a genomic window:
- the LOC139881322 gene encoding uncharacterized protein, which produces MSSDSSSGFILICILHSSIALTCGISMMFYTKEISIFVHGIETGTKLQGSTAHDQLLIKTSDSFSGLLLFCIGFLLLMVAFVKNKDFQSLFAKGCMILHVSMAVWRFYFQRKVEDLAHDWPRQIVGDILLALSWVFFLVYSWREKYD; this is translated from the coding sequence ATGAGCTCAGATTCATCGTCAGGGTTTATTCTTATATGCATTCTCCATTCATCAATAGCTTTGACTTGTGGGATTTCAATGATGTTCTACACAAAGGAGATCTCAATCTTTGTCCATGGAATCGAAACAGGAACGAAACTTCAAGGCTCAACAGCTCATGATCAGCTATTGATCAAAACATCAGATTCATTCTCTGGGTTGTTACTGTTTTGTATTGGTTTCCTTTTGTTGATGGTAGCATTTGTGAAGAACAAAGATTTCCAAAGCTTGTTTGCTAAAGGTTGTATGATCCTTCATGTTTCAATGGCTGTGTGGAGGTTTTACTTTCAAAGGAAAGTTGAAGATCTTGCTCATGATTGGCCTAGACAGATTGTTGGAGATATTTTATTGGCACTCTCTTGGGTTTTCTTCCTTGTTTACTCATGGAGAGAGAAGTATGACTGA